ttatggttGCAGTGTCTCGCATTGTGTTAGAAGTCCTGTAGCTgacactgttatgaaggcactgtggctagcactcatATGAGGGTAtctggctggcaatgttatgggtgcactgtgactTGCATTGTTGAAGAcgtgctgtggctggcactgttatggggcactctgGCTGTCATTAGATCTAGTCTCACCAGGGGTTATGGAGGTGTAATCAGAGTTTTTGAGGGCAGGGACTATGTATAAAAAAATCTGTTGTGTGCGTTCCGCTTCTCCTCCTTTCTCTATGAAGTCAAttcttaaagggttaaaaaaacggaGTGATGTggcgtatataatatatcacattGATCAGCATTGAATCATCTCTATGAAGAGCCTCCCTTGTTCCCGGCAGGGCAGTCTGACACGGTGAAGCTGTTAGTGGATTATGGGGCCCGGCCCTGTCTGAGGACGGACACCGGCTGGACACCCGCACATTTTGCTGCGGAGTCAGGAAAGCTCAGCGTCCTCCGCACCCTCCACTCTTTACATGCGCCTATCGATGCCGCCGACATTCACGGAGACTCCCCTCGAAGAATCGCAGAGATTTACGGCCATAAAGACTGCGTCAAGTTTCTGGAGACGTAAGTGCGAACCTGCTGTGGATGTTGTAATGTTATATGTGGGAACTCTCCATATTTTACCAACAGTCCAGATTTTTCAGGACTGTCCCACAAAAGGTGggacaatttaaaaataaaatgcatttctGTCAGTTTTGTGGGCGATCTTTGGTGCTATATCTTGGATTTTGACGCCCTATCTGTACTCTATACTGTATCAGTGTAATGTGGTGATAACTGTAGGTGGAGTACATGTCTCAACAAGTCCCCTGGTGGTGATATGAAGGTATTACCATCTATTAATGAGGACTTGCCACTACTCCTGACATATCGGTTTTAGTGAAAtagtgttcctctgttattcctcctagtaatttattaacaactgggtgttgccattCCCCTTATTAAAGGGGTGTGTCTTTGCACAGTCTCAGtgtcaacactgattggacagtgtcattggacacacccccaactggtaacacccagttgtcaatttattcatacatttccaggaggaataacagaggaaagtcaCAACATGTCGTTCTAAAAAACAATTCTCAAGAATTGTTATTTTGTGGGAAATACAATAATTTACTAAATCTGAGAAATGACAAGTCAACCTTTACAAGAGTaaacctaagggtaaggccacaggaAGCGGCACTGACCATGCGGCCAACAGCCACGCCGGCACCGTGTTCGGCacagctgtcaaatagcctgttaatggcgTTGTGGGGGGTAGAACGGCGATAAAGGGTGTATTCattaatggccgcacgattttgcaggtaaagggccgttttacccaCAACAATGGGCGGTTattaacagggtatttgacagccgcgccaaACATGGTGCCGGTGCGGCTGTTGGGTGCTTGGCGCCTGGTCagtgccgctccgtgtggccttatctTAAAAATCAGTGTTCTCCAACCGTGTGCTCCCCAGCTGTTGCAaatctacaactcccagcatgcacagacaactgggagttgtagtttggcaACTCTGGCAATAGCCGGAGGGCCACAGGTTAGAGATGCTGCTGGAAATTACCGGGAAATTTTCCTCTTTTCGTGATATTTTAATAAATCTTATTGTATTTCCCAGGGCTGAAGTAGAATGCAGAGATTATCGTCTGGCTGCAGCACCGGAGGGTGACCCCTTGGATGAGATAGATGAAGATTGGGAGACCAACAAGAAGACTGAACTTCTAATATCTCAACCCAGGGCTAAAAAGAAACAATCCAAAGCTAAACAATAAAAAGTTTCCTCAAGGCCAAAGTGTATCCGGCAATTCCGTCTAGCACAAACAACAAAGTCGTGGCGTCTGTCATATGTGCGTGAGCAAAGAAAAACAAAGTAACGAAAATGCATGATACAGCATTTAGAATTAATACTTGTTATCCCTCTGTTCTCCACCAGGTGGAGTTATTGTACATATGTTGTGTCTCAGGACTGGCTGCATACAAATATTACACAACTAGAATGAGATATAGATTATGTATGAAAACTGTAAAACGTCCGTGTAGCCCATACCAGAGTTCATCACAGCACATgaggccgtatatatatatactctaatAATCTAATGATATCGGAAAGCAATAAAGGTACTTTTCTTATATGTTtaagtgtcagtgtgtccttgtcctgtaccccaagtgtcgggGTGtccttgtcctgtaccccaagtgtcgggGTGtccttgtcctgtaccccaagtgtcgggGTGtccttgtcctgtaccccaagtgtcgggGTGtccttgtcctgtaccccaagtgtcgggGTGTCCTTGTCCTGTACCCCCAAGTGTCGGGGTGTCCTTGTCCTGTACCCCCAAGTGTCGGGGTGTCCTTGTCCTGTACCCCCAAGTGTCGGGGTGTCCTTGTCCTGTACCCCCAAGTGTCGGGGTGTCCTTGTCCTGTACCCCCAAGTGTCGGGGTGTCCTTGTCCTGTACCCCCAAGTGTCGGGGTGTCCTTGTCCTGTACCCCCAAGTGTCGGGGTGTCCTTGTCCTGTACCCCCAAGTGTCGGGGTGTCCTTGTCCTGTACCCCCAAGTGTCGGGGTGTCCTTGTCCTGTACCCCCAAGTGTCGGGGTGTCCTTGTCCTGTACCCCCAAGTGTCGGGGTGTCCTTGTCCTGTACCCCCAAGTGTCGGGGTGTCCTTGTCCTGTACCCCCAAGTGTCGGGGTGTCCTTGTCCTGTACCCCCAAGTGTCGGGGTGTCCTTGTCCTGTACCCCCAAGTGTCGGGGTGTCCTTGTCCTGTACCCCCAAGTGTCGGGGTGTCCTTGTCCTGTACCCCCAAGTGTCGGGGTGTCCTTGTCCTGTACCCCCAAGTGTCGGGGTGtccttgtcctgtaccccaagtgtcgggGTGtccttgtcctgtaccccaagtgtcgggGTGtccttgtcctgtaccccaagtgtcgggGTGtccttgtcctgtaccccaagtgtcgggGTGtccttgtcctgtaccccaagtgtcgggGTGtccttgtcctgtaccccaagtgtcgggGTGtccttgtcctgtaccccaagtgtcgggGTGtccttgtcctgtaccccaagtgtcgggGTGtccttgtcctgtaccccaagtgtcgggGCGtccttgtcctgtaccccaagtgtcgggGCGtccttgtcctgtaccccaagtgtcgggGCGTCCTTATTCTGGATCCTCAGGTGCCTATAGGTAATTGTTCTAATATTCCAGATGTTACTTTCCATTTTCACATGTGCGGTTGGGACAGCTATTTTGTGGTTGACCCAGGTCATACtctaaaagggtatgttcacacacactaattacggacgtaaatcgggcatattaacccccgaattacgtccgaaattacggcttcaatgcgttgacaaacatctgcccattgaaagcaatgggctgacgtttgtctgttcacacgaggtgtatatttacgcgccgctgtcaaaagacggcgcgtaaatagacgcccgcgtcaaagaagtgacctgtcacttcttggggcgtaattggagccgttattcattgactccaatgaaaagcagcgccaattacgtccgtaatggacgtggcgttcaagcgcctgcacatgccgttacggctgaaattacggggatgttttctcctgaaaacatccccgtaatttcagccgttacggacgctgccgtgtgaacataccctaagagatccCTTGGAATCTGTGACCATTAAAGTGTaaataaactttcaaaaaacgtctgacatatcatagtggcgtgtcagcagttttgatcggtgggggtccgagcactgagacccccaccgattgctaaaacaaagcggcagaagtgtgaGAAATGCCGAGCAATTACTGtaccggctcatagactttctattgagtccgtactccaattgctcggctttcttaGGAAAGCAGATGAGAAACTAAGCGGCTTCagagctcacccgagcgcttctgccgctttgtttgagCGATCAGtgtgggtctccgtgctcggacccccactgatcaaaacttctgacatgtcactatgacatgtcagaagttttttgaaagtttagtgtcCCTTTATTTGTACATGAGTGGTGACATCATCAGTGGTGACATCATCAGTGGTGATATCATCGGCCTGCAGTTGCTGCAGATCTCATCTAGGTCGGTGGATAAGTTACATAGAAGCTTCCACTGCTATTATTGATTGTTCTGTTGACATACAGACAGAATATATGACCacagttattttattattttcatgtgcagTTTATTGGAGAGATCTTATAAAGCCACACTAGTGCAGTTCTTCCCCTGACATGTAATACGTTGCGATTATAATGTATCTTCTACTACATTTTATAGGAGACTTTATTCCGGTCCTTTCTCCTTCATCGTTCTTCCCCTGATGGTGCCATATAACCTGCTGAACTCGTGTCTGCGGATCATAGTGCAAATACATACAATAAACCTTAATTATTAACCCCTCATGATATCACACACACATACCAGCGCTGCATTCTGCACTCCGCGACCTATTCCGTTATCTGAGGACATAAACAAAAACGTACCTGAATAACTGAGCGTCATGGTATATACTGACTATATGACCGGCGCAGAGATGAAGCTCCCGGGTTCCTATTGACTTGTAGGGAGTATAGATAGGGACAATACAGGGTAAGAGGGCGGGTTAGCCACAGGACAAGAGCTGCCATGTTTATTAACGGGTTGTCTGGTGTAGAAAACCCATTTATAAATACCGCATTAGGGAATTCACAACCCTCATATAATAACCAGAGCAGCGAGCGTTAAGAGAAACTATCTCTCATTCTGGAGGACTCCGCATCTTAGTTCATTACACAGACTACCCATTGTGAatcgtgtaatacttcatttctcctgtggtggcgctgcatgggAATTGAACACATGCTGTCAGGTTGCtgcacagattacagatgatcgctggggggggggggggggtgtcctagCAGTGGgactcgctgtcactgaacccataagtcccgctgacctgacgaatacaggattcagtgcacgatacagctgctctgtatacaggatacaaagcagctgtatctcaaaaagttagatacattacaacgttgcaccaaacacactgatagggtcagttcacacgttgcgtaaatactgcgatttttccgcaacggaatttggaGTCTGTATGACTGGTTTGCAGCCCTGCATCCCCTTTAAAGTTTTCCTTGCTGGGCAGGGAGCTGGCCTGATATAAATGAAAACATTTGGGTAAGCTTCCTTATACTGTAACTAATACAGTACGTAATGACAGAGTAATGTGCAATTGAGGAATACGGCGCAGCTACAGAATTTGTTTCTGACAAATATTGggttggtgataaaaaaaaaatcagaattggACTGTTttttgttaccatggagacacaaagaTCTGCAAAGGAGCTGTGTACAGAAACAACAAGAGATGTTGTAACTaagatttgcaaagttgcttcatttttttttcgtttttgagaTTCAAtggatcaataaaaaaaatggttgcaaaggtggaccttccctttaaggcacaTTTCTATTTACCTGGACAAAGCCATTCCTTGTATGTGTCATTGGGCCCCCTGCGTGCAGTGATTTCCCCTCTGGATGATGTCATCACTGAACTACATTGCCTTGAGTTAATAGAAGGAAGTTCCTCAGTCAAGACCTCCATTAATAAGCTTGAGAAGAGAGCAGCTCTATCCTACCCTGcctatccatgtattacatagacaaCCTATTGATGTGAATGGGCATCATGTAATACTTcagttcccctgtggtggcactgcagaaaaATTTAACTCTTTCTAAAAGTTCCTCTGCTTATTACAGCTGTTCCACAGGGGTCCCAACAACAGAactccctgtgatcagcttattttttatttatttttcaaactcTTTACTTGGTAAGAAAAAGACATGAGAAAAAAGTACATTCTCCAACATGCGGGAGCAGCTTTGGCTTTGCAGGGCCACAatatcaaaagtaaaaataatctgCTTAATGTGAAGTGAAAGATAACCATATGAGCACATTTATTTTGATGTACTATTGAGTAATCATATCCaattgtcacggtctgtgggtatgtggaccgactAGGTCCCGTAgcag
This genomic stretch from Rhinoderma darwinii isolate aRhiDar2 chromosome 4, aRhiDar2.hap1, whole genome shotgun sequence harbors:
- the ANKRD66 gene encoding ankyrin repeat domain-containing protein 66, with the protein product MADVTELHQAAALGDYDLVSEILKKGLHDPNHKDIDWSDRTALHWAAAKGQSDTVKLLVDYGARPCLRTDTGWTPAHFAAESGKLSVLRTLHSLHAPIDAADIHGDSPRRIAEIYGHKDCVKFLETAEVECRDYRLAAAPEGDPLDEIDEDWETNKKTELLISQPRAKKKQSKAKQ